GGCGGTTGAGGTGGTCGAGCAGGACGCGGGTCATCTCGGCGGCCATCTCCTCGACGGGCTGCCGCACGGTGGTGAGGTGGGGGCGGACGGCGGTCGCGGCGGAGGAGTCGTCGAAGCCGATCACGGCGACGTCCTCGGGGGTGCGGCGCTGGTGGTCGGCGAGGACGGCGAGCGCGCCTTGGGCCATCAGGTCGTTGGCGGCGAAGACGCCGTCCAGGTCCGGGTAGCGGCGCAGCAGCGAGGCCATCGCGCGTTCGCCGTCCTCGCGGGTGAAGTCGCCTTCGACGTGCGGGAGCTGGTGGATGCCGAAGTCGCCCATGGCCTCCCGGAAGCCGGACAGGCGGTCGCGGGCGGCGCGGACGCCGAGCGGGCCGGAGATCGCGGCGACGCGCCGGCGGTCGCGGGCGATCAGGTGGCTGGCGGCGAGCCGGCCGCCCTCGCGGTTGTCGAGGTCGACGCAGGACAGCGAGAGCGGCGTCGGGGGGCGGCCGAACAGGACGGTGGGGATGCCGGCGGCGAGCAGTTGGGCGGGGAGCGGGTCGCGGCTGTGGGTGGAGACCACCATCGCGCCGTCGGCGTTGCCCTGCCGCAGGTAGGTGAGGGCCTTGTCGCGGGCGTCGGCGCTGTCGGCGAGCATCAGCACGGGGTGCAGGTCGAGCGGGCGCAGGCCGGTGAAGACGCCGCTGACGACGCGTCCGAAGAACGGGTCGGCGAAGATCTCCGCGCCGACGTGGTTGTCGGGGCCTTCGGCGGCATCGCTGCCGGA
The DNA window shown above is from Streptomyces sp. TLI_171 and carries:
- a CDS encoding LacI family DNA-binding transcriptional regulator; translation: MSSEALKPAANRSTTLEDVARVAGVSRATVSRVINGVRNVDPAIQEAVRQAIARTGYVPNSAARSLVTRRTGALALVISGSDAAEGPDNHVGAEIFADPFFGRVVSGVFTGLRPLDLHPVLMLADSADARDKALTYLRQGNADGAMVVSTHSRDPLPAQLLAAGIPTVLFGRPPTPLSLSCVDLDNREGGRLAASHLIARDRRRVAAISGPLGVRAARDRLSGFREAMGDFGIHQLPHVEGDFTREDGERAMASLLRRYPDLDGVFAANDLMAQGALAVLADHQRRTPEDVAVIGFDDSSAATAVRPHLTTVRQPVEEMAAEMTRVLLDHLNRPGRAATTVLFEPTLIERQSA